TCAGCAGGAAGTACGACTTACCTTCTTCCTGCACGATAGTGACCTCGGCCGCAACACCCGCCGCTTGGTGCGTATGTTCACCGCAAATCACAATGGTTAGGTCGGCCCTGCGGATGAGGTCGCGGACATTCCTCCGCCAGTTTTCTGAAATCGGCTCCTTTACCGACCAATCAGTGATGCTGAACGGGGACTCGGGATTCTTGGCCTGGGCGACCAGATTGCCTCGCAGGTCTTGATCGTTATCGTAGTCAAAGCTGATGAACACGCTCTTGGTATCCAACCGAGTCTCCTGTATCTGTTGGTTCAATTCAGGCCCACCGGTCAGGATAGGACGGGCCGCTTTGTGACTTGGATCGGATATGAACGACTTGCCAAGTCAGTGGTCGAAGATCAATTGCGCTACCGAATATATCACCAGTCCAAAGAACAGGAGGAACATTATCACGGGTATAAACTGCTCCACCCTCGTCAGCTGAAAGTACTTGGGTGAGTCGTCCGGCGGCCGCAACAGATTCCATTCATCTGAATATCCCTGGGCCGGCAAACTCTTTTCTAATTTATTGATGACCGTAAACTTCGCCGTGTTCAGTGAGCGATATGACCTGATGTTCACCAGCCACACAACCGATAAGAAGGACCCAAACAGACCGCCCACTAAGAACACCACGGCCCAAACGTCATTAGAAATGTTGAGCCTCGCCAGGATAACCAAGAGGGCGATCATGCCAGCCAGCAGACTCGCATAAAAGCGGTTCGATTGATCTCTGCGCTGGCTTATGCGATCAGCCATTTCGACGTAGAGCTTGTACTGCTCAAGGAGATGGGCTGAGTAGTTCTCACCGTACTCGTTGGGTTTCAAATGGAGTTCCTCCGAATCGCCCCGACAATTGAGCTTGTGTTCCATCCAACCATTTCTGTCGCGGCCGACTGAACTGCGACGGGAACACGCTGCGAGCCCCAGGGCCTAATCCCGACTACCGGCTTGTTATAGCTCTGGGCCACTTCGATCTCGTATTGAATCCAATCCCTGTAGGTCACATACATCCCTGAGATGATAAGGACTACATTGACCGGCCGAATCTGTCGGTCGAGCGCCGCCATAAGTCGAGAGGCATTGTTTGCATCCAGTGGGTCGTGCTGGGGGACGCTGTAGTTTCGATATTTGAACCAATTGGCGTCATCCAAGAATTGGACCAGCCTGTAATAGTCGTCGTCGTACGTCCAAGCATGACTGATGAACAGATCATAGGTCTTGAGGCTCGGCACTCTTGCAAACTCCTCTGATTACTCAAGAGTCCACGCAATGCACAAAGATAGCCAGCGGTGGCTCCATCCGGCTCGATTCAAGCTAAGGAGCTATTGTAACATGATCGGATATGTGTGCTCCCTTAGTTTCTCCCGCTTTACAGGTGTGATATGTCCAAGAAAAACAAGCGTAAGGGCAGAGCGAGGGAACCCCAGCCTTTGGAATACCTCCTGAGGGCTGGAGAAGGCGTTCTCTATGGACAGGTCTGCTGGTCGATAGCTAACCGAGGGACTGAAAGGCCCAGATTAGGGGAGGTAATTACCCTTGAGGTCGGAAACGATGAGGGAGGCCATACTCGAAGGGCGTTTCGCCTCACCCGAAAGACTATCGAGAACATCCAACTGTGCTTGGGCATGAGGACCTGCGGAGAGGCCATAGGAATGTTTGCTGAGGAAAGGGAGGCGGAATCCTCGGACGATCCAATGGGCGAGTGAACAACGACATTTATAATGGCCGCTCGCGTTGCCTCAACAAAAAGGTTACCGAACTCCGAGCTATTGCCTCACGTTGATGTTACCGAAATAAGGTCATTGCCTCACAATGGGTGTTACCCAAATCGAGGAGGCAAGAGGTGGCTGGAGAGATTAGCCTGGCGACGAGGACCGAAGTGCTCGGAGCAATTCGCAGCCGGTACGGAGAGGCATCGAAGAAGGATAAGAGTCGGATGCTGGATGAGTTCGTAGCCATGACGGGATGTCACCGAAAGCACGCGGTCAGACTACTTGGGCAAGGTGAAGATGCATCGACTAGGGCAGTTCCCAGGGGGCGGAAGATATACGGCGAGGCGGTGAAGGAGGCGCTGACCGTGGTGTGGGAGGCATCGGACAGGATATGCGGGAAGAGGCTGAAGGCCGCACTGCCGAGTATGGTGGAATCACTTGAGAGACACGGGCATCTCGACCTGGACTCTGACGTGCGGCAGCGACTGTTCGCTGCCAGCGCTTCGACCATAGACAGACTGCTCAAGCCCATCAGGGAGCAGGCTGGCAGTCGAAGGAAGCGAAGACAGAAGAGGAAGATGGGAAGTCGCATCCCGGTGCGCACCTTCTCCGATTGGAATGAACCCGAACCTGGATACCTGGAGATAGACTTGGTGGCTCACTGCGGAGAGTCCGTAGCGGGTTCGTTCATCAGCAGTCTCGTGGTGACCGACGTCTGCTCGGGCTGGACAGAAGCGATCCCACTGCTGGCGCGTGAGCAGTCGCTGGTGGTCGAAGGGCTGGAAGCCATCGCGCGGCTGTTCCCCGTCCCGATCCGCGGCATTGACTCCGACAACGACAGCGTGTTCATCAACGAGACTCTGCTGAGCTACTGCCAGGAGCGGGACATAGAGTTCACACGCTCGCGTGCGCATCGCAGTAACGACCAAGCCTGGATAGAGCAGAAGAACGGATCCGTAATACGGCGCTTCGCCGGTCACAATCGCTACTCGGGACCGATAGCCGGTCAGGCTCTGGCCCACCTGTACGGCGCTATGCGTCTGTACGTGAACCACTTCCAGCCCTCATTCAAGCTACTGGACAAGAGTCGTAACGGCGGCACAGCCAGGAAGAGGTACGAGAAACCTGCTACTCCCTGCGACCGTCTGCTCAGACGTGCCGACGTAAGCGAGGAGACGAAGCAGAGACTGAGGAACAGTCGAGTAGAGCTTGACCCCGTGTCGCTGCTGCACACGATACGGGAGGCGCAATCGGCGCTTGCTTCGATCAAGGACTCTGCCCCTGTGAGTGCATCGACCAGCGAGAGTCTGGAGAAGTTCCTCGGCAGGCTGCCCGACCTGTGGAAACAGGGCGAAGTTCGTGCGACGCACGAGTCAGACGCGCAGAAGGCGAGAAAGCCTCACACGTGGCGGACACGCGCTGACCCGTTCGAAGGAGTGTGGTGCGAGATACTGGACTGGCTTCAGTGCAAGCCGGACGCCACGGCCAGGGAGTTGCTGGATCGGTTGATACGCCGTCATCCTGAGCGCTTCAGCAGGAGTCACCTCCGAACGCTGCAACGCCGAGTACGACAGTGGCGTAGGGTTATGGCGCGAGAGCTGGTGTATGCTTCTGGTGAACGGAGTGAAATGATTGAGGCTGACCAAAGGAACATCAGACCCGTGGGCGTCAATTAGAAGCTGCGAAAGTCTTGGTAACATAATCCAATGAGGCAACAGGAGCGGCCAGAATAATTGTCGTTGACCAGCGAGTGCCCTCATGGTCATCAGGAAGCGGCTCTTGCGTACATGATGTACGGCATCGAGCCGAGTGAGCCATGCCCGAATTGCGGAGAGATACCCATCTTCTCCAACCCATCGATGAGCCTCGACCTCAATCCTGACGGGCCAGTCAAGGGTGTGGACGGGTCGGAATACACTGAGTGCCCACAGTGTGGAGACTCATTCTTGGAACTTCAAGGGTCTAACCCTGTGGAGTGGGGATGGAAGATAGTCTGCCTGAGCTGTGAGTGGGAGATCAAGCAGGCGGAAAGCCTTGACATAGCCCAGTACTGCGACCTCATGGAGGAGGTCAAGGACAGGATTGAATCGATCAACCAGCTGATGGAGCTTCCTGGAATCACGATTCAGACTCGCGTGGAATCAATCTGTCTCCAGCTCCGGATGCTACTGGAACTGATCGTGTTCAGTTCCTTGGTGTCAAATAAGGACGTCTGGCAGAGATCGCAGAAGGAGCTCAAGAGCTCGCAGGACATAAGCAAGAAACTGAGAGAACTTAAGCGCCTCCATCCCAATTTCTATCCGAGGGCCGTAGACTTGGAGGCAGGACTACGTGGAGCCGAACCGAGGGATCGGCAAGAGGGTTTCCTGAGTGAAGACAAGTTGACAGAGGTGTACGGGCGGCTGGGCAACATTCTCCACGCCGAGAACCCTCTGGGTAGAGAGACCGATTACCGTTACTTCATAGACGCGGTTCCAGAATGGCTCTCTCAAGTCACCAGCCTTATGGAGTACCATAAGGTATACCTTTATCACCATCCGGAGGAGTTCTATCTGATCAAGATGTTCGGAGACGTGGATGTAGAGCTGCTGTGCATCCGCTTCAAGACGACCGCCGAAGGAAAGACGAAGTGCGCATGGCCGGACTGCGTCTCCTCCAGCGCGCGTCAGTACTGCGAATACATCCAACGGCCCTGGATGGAATGTCGGCTTCTGGAGATAGAACCTCAACAAACACAAGGCAAGCGGATAGCAGAAGGACTAAACATAGGCGCGGGGGAGGCTGAGGTGGGAGTCCAGGGAGCAGGCATGCCCGTAGGAAACGGACACCTGAGCCGAGTCTGAGCATAGGCACGGGCTCTTGATGCGACTTCGGAATAGCCTAAGTGGGTGAGTGTGTCTGATGGACTCAATGCAGTCTGGTTACCTTGGAGCCACGGATTGACGTATTGTACGACGTTGGTATACATTAGCCGATATATACTGAGAATGAGCTGCATAGCAGGGTACCAGGCTGGAATTGCTTATGGAAGCAAGGGATACTCGTTGGATTTCTGTCACTGAAGTTGCCCGGCATCTGGGTGTAGCCCGCGACACTGTGTACCGTTGGATCGACTCCAGAGGATTGCCGGCTCACCGAGTTGGTCGCTTCTGGAAGTTTCAATTGTCCGAGGTTGACGCATGGGTAAAGTCAGGAGAGGCGGAAGTTCCCAACAACGCAGACTTAGGCGATTTGACAAGACGGAAACGTTAGAGCATGGAACGCATCGATACTCTGCGGCAACCCTCCTCACCGGCGGCAAAGGCGGCTTCGGCTCCCCTTGTCTTCGCGGATCTCTCTATCACTGACGACGAGCGCGGTGACCATGACACTGTGGTCGTTTCTGAGGCGATTCGTCAAGGCGCACAAGGAAGGCAGCACAGCGGTGCAGAGAGTCAGGAGGGGCGAGTAGTTAAGGGACCTCCTTCCCATGACGTATCAGTAATGCAGCCGTTCTCCAACTACGTTGGGTCGATTGAGCGGCTGGCAAGGACAGTGGTGTCTGCAGGCTTAGGTGACCTAACTGCCGAAGCGACTCCTGTTCTAAACGGTGGACCAGGGGAAGCACTCCGAAAAGCTGTCGATCTTGTCACGCGCAAATCGACTGGGGCCTTCTTCAGCAGCTCCGATTTGTCGGATGAACTTGTCAGTACCCTTGCGAAGCCCATAAACGAAGATTCTAGGATTCTCGATCCAGCTTGCGGGTCCGGCGACTTGCTGCTGGCATGCTCACGTCATTTGCCCATAGCGGCTAGCCTGGTTGATACGCTCGAATCTTGGGGCCAACAGCTGTATGGCCTCGACCTATATCCGGAGTTTATTCGTGCCACCCGAGCGAGGTTAGTACTGGCTGCCGCTCTCCGTGGTCGATGGAATGCAACGCAAGGGCTTGCAGAATCCGAATCTTGGTTTCCCGGGATCAGGGTCGGAGACGGTTTGGCGATTCCGAAGGACTTGGCACAAGCTACGCATGTCGTACTCAACCCCCCGTTTAACCTCATCCAGACGCCCCAGGACGTAGAGTGGTCCAGTGGTCAGGTGTCGGCGGCAGCCGTGTTTCTGAATCACGTATTTGTTGCGTGTAAGGATGAGACCAATGTAGTGGCGATACTGCCGGACGTACTGAGGTCGGGAACTCGGTATGGAAGATGGCGCGAAAACATTAGCCAACAGGCTACTGTCAGGCGCGTCTCGATTTGGGGGACATTTGACCCTTGGGCGGATGTGGACGTGTTCTTATTTGAGGCCTTGATCCGCAGTGGCAGCTTCGAAACCTCAATGGCTGCCTGGACTGGACCCAAAGAAACGGAGGTTACGGCTACATTGAGTACAGTCGCAAAGGTCTCCGTCGGGTCTTTGGTGCCTCATCGTCACAGCAATCGAGGCCGTTGGCATCCGTACCTGCATGCCTTGGGTTTAGCAAAATGGGGGACGGTCAAAGTTGTTGACCTTCCCAAGAAGCGCTTCAACGGGACGGTCTTCGCCCCACCGTTCGTGGTCGTGCGCCGCACTTCGCGTCCAGGCGATTCTGGCCGTGCGATCGGCACAGTGATACTCGGAGACAGACCCGTTGCTGTGGAGAACCACCTTATGGTCGTTAAACCCAAGGATGCCACCCTTGACACCTGTCTACAGATTTTGGATCTGCTACGAAGTGACGCGACAGATAGGTGGCTTGACCATCGGATTAGATGCCGGCATCTAACTGTTAGTGCCCTAAACGACCTACCTTGGCAGGCCGACTGAGATGATGAGCGAGCACCTACGATTCTCTCCCGACATTTTGCGTCGCCTTGGCGAAGAGCTTGTTCCTCAAATCGAACAAGGAATCGTCGAATTGGTCCGAAACTCCTACGATGCCGACGCCGTAAGTTGTCGAGTCGAACTCGTAGGCGTGGACAAGTTGGGAGGCACCCTCCGGATTGAGGATGACGGATTGGGAATGGACTACGACGCCATCCGGTCAGGCTGGCTCATCCTCGGACGATCAAACAAACCGGGCCGTAGCCTAACGGCACTGGGCAGGAGGCCTGTCGGCGAAAAGGGGCTGGGCAGGTTGGCTGCGCTACGGATGGGCCGCCGCGTAACGCTGAGTACTCGACCGGCTTCGAAGCCTTTGACTGAATACACGCTGGAAATAGACTGGTCTAAGTTTGAAGCGATAAGTGTAGTGGAAGATGTAGCCTTAGAGGTCATCGAGGGATCGACTAAGAAACCTCCAGGCACCTCCATCGAGGTTACGGATCTATCCGTGACGTTTGGGCGCCGCGAAGTCGAACGGCTTGCCAGAGCGCTGCTGCTATTGGCCGACCCATTTGACGATAGCCAGGGATTTCACCCTGTATTGATATCTCCTGAGTTCTACGATCTGGAGCAGCGAGTGCGGAACGCATACTTCGATGACGCGGTGTACTACATGCATGCAGAGCTCGACAAGCAGGGACGGTCGCACGTCGATGTGTACGATCCCAGAACCAAGGCACTTCGGTGGTCAGGACAAAATGCTGACCTGTCCAAGACTACATACTCTACGGTGGCGTCCGAATTCGAACTGTGGGCTTTCCTGCTCGATGGGGCTAGCTTCACAAATCGCCGCGCGACAGTTACGGAGGTGAGGAACTGGCTTGAAGTTATAGGTGGTGTCCACCTCTACCACCGAGGATTGCGAGTTCATCCGTACGGAGATTCGGGGCACGATTGGCTCGACATGAATTTGCTCAGAACCAGAAATCCGGAGCTGCGACCTTCAACTAATACGTCGATTGGTCGAGTCATCGTCCCTGACCCGGATCAGATCCTCACGGAGAAGACTGACCGAACAGGGTTTCTGGAGAGTTCAGCCTTTAGTGAGATGCGCCGCTTCGCGATCGACTCACTGGAATGGATGGCCCGTCAGAGGCTTGATGAACGAGAGACCAAGAAACGAAAGAGCAAAGCGAGTACCTCATCTGGCATAACGCGGGCCCGCAACAGACTACGCAAGGAGGTAGATGTCCTGCCACCCGAGCAACGTTCACGTGTATCGCAGGCCGTGCAGAGTTTGGAGACCGTTAGACAAAGGCAGGAGGCAATTCTGCGGGAGGACCTTCAGCTTTATCGAACGCTGGCCAGTCTGGGCACAACAATTGCCGTGTTCGCGCACGAGGCTGCCAAGCCAGTCGGGCAAATCAAAAGCATGGCGCATAGCATAGGTCGCAGGGGCAAGAGAGAACTGGGACCAGCCTATCACAACGTGTTGGAAACACCCGTCTCAATAGTCCTAAAGTCAGCAAGGGCTCTGGAGAGCTATGCTTCTTTTCCGTTAGCAATGCTCCGGCGGGAGAAGCGACGCTTTGGTGAGGTCGACATCAATTCCGTGGCACTCGACATCATAGAGCTGTTTCAACCCTTTCTGGAAGACTCCAAGATCTCTTGTAAGGCACGGCTCGATGAAGGTCGGCCAAGAGTCTGGGGTAGCGTAGCTGCACTTGAATCCATCCTTAGCAATCTAATCACTAACGCGGTCAACGCCTTTAGCCAACAGCAGCAAGCTCAACTGGAGCGCGAGATTCTGGTTGCGACTCAAGTGAGCGAATCCTCACTGCTCATCTCAGTTAAGGACAACGGACCAGGGATCATAGAGCTGCCAATTGAAGAAATCTGGCTCCCAGGTCGTACGAGCATACCCGGAGGCACGGGTCTGGGACTGACCATAGTCAGGGATGCTGTCACTGATCTTGGCGGAGACGTTCACGCAATAGCCAATGGGGAGCTGGGGGGTGCCGAGATCGTTGTGACTCTACCGTTAATGGGAGTTGAAGGATGAATGCGGAGCAAACGAGGGTTGCCCTAGTTGATGACGACCCTACTGCCGCCGCGACATTGAGTGTTCTACTAGAAGATGCTGGGTTTGAGGCCATTGAAGTAGAACATCCGCTTGAAAGCGTTGATGGAGCTGTTGCTCGAATCAAGAGCGTCGCTACGGCAGCCATATGTGATCA
The sequence above is drawn from the Chloroflexota bacterium genome and encodes:
- a CDS encoding nuclease, which codes for MPSLKTYDLFISHAWTYDDDYYRLVQFLDDANWFKYRNYSVPQHDPLDANNASRLMAALDRQIRPVNVVLIISGMYVTYRDWIQYEIEVAQSYNKPVVGIRPWGSQRVPVAVQSAATEMVGWNTSSIVGAIRRNSI
- a CDS encoding helix-turn-helix domain-containing protein, with the translated sequence MEARDTRWISVTEVARHLGVARDTVYRWIDSRGLPAHRVGRFWKFQLSEVDAWVKSGEAEVPNNADLGDLTRRKR
- a CDS encoding N-6 DNA methylase, whose translation is MERIDTLRQPSSPAAKAASAPLVFADLSITDDERGDHDTVVVSEAIRQGAQGRQHSGAESQEGRVVKGPPSHDVSVMQPFSNYVGSIERLARTVVSAGLGDLTAEATPVLNGGPGEALRKAVDLVTRKSTGAFFSSSDLSDELVSTLAKPINEDSRILDPACGSGDLLLACSRHLPIAASLVDTLESWGQQLYGLDLYPEFIRATRARLVLAAALRGRWNATQGLAESESWFPGIRVGDGLAIPKDLAQATHVVLNPPFNLIQTPQDVEWSSGQVSAAAVFLNHVFVACKDETNVVAILPDVLRSGTRYGRWRENISQQATVRRVSIWGTFDPWADVDVFLFEALIRSGSFETSMAAWTGPKETEVTATLSTVAKVSVGSLVPHRHSNRGRWHPYLHALGLAKWGTVKVVDLPKKRFNGTVFAPPFVVVRRTSRPGDSGRAIGTVILGDRPVAVENHLMVVKPKDATLDTCLQILDLLRSDATDRWLDHRIRCRHLTVSALNDLPWQAD
- a CDS encoding GHKL domain-containing protein, producing MSEHLRFSPDILRRLGEELVPQIEQGIVELVRNSYDADAVSCRVELVGVDKLGGTLRIEDDGLGMDYDAIRSGWLILGRSNKPGRSLTALGRRPVGEKGLGRLAALRMGRRVTLSTRPASKPLTEYTLEIDWSKFEAISVVEDVALEVIEGSTKKPPGTSIEVTDLSVTFGRREVERLARALLLLADPFDDSQGFHPVLISPEFYDLEQRVRNAYFDDAVYYMHAELDKQGRSHVDVYDPRTKALRWSGQNADLSKTTYSTVASEFELWAFLLDGASFTNRRATVTEVRNWLEVIGGVHLYHRGLRVHPYGDSGHDWLDMNLLRTRNPELRPSTNTSIGRVIVPDPDQILTEKTDRTGFLESSAFSEMRRFAIDSLEWMARQRLDERETKKRKSKASTSSGITRARNRLRKEVDVLPPEQRSRVSQAVQSLETVRQRQEAILREDLQLYRTLASLGTTIAVFAHEAAKPVGQIKSMAHSIGRRGKRELGPAYHNVLETPVSIVLKSARALESYASFPLAMLRREKRRFGEVDINSVALDIIELFQPFLEDSKISCKARLDEGRPRVWGSVAALESILSNLITNAVNAFSQQQQAQLEREILVATQVSESSLLISVKDNGPGIIELPIEEIWLPGRTSIPGGTGLGLTIVRDAVTDLGGDVHAIANGELGGAEIVVTLPLMGVEG